AGAAGAAAATCATCTGTTGCCAGAGTATATTTAGTACCAGGTACAGGTAAAGTTACCATCAATAAAAGAGATATGGATGAGTATTTCGGGTTAGAGACATTAAAGGTTGTTGTTCGTCAGCCTTTAACAGCTACCGAGACAGCTGATAAATTCGACGTTTTAGTAAACGTTCGTGGTGGTGGATACACAGGACAGGCAGGAGCTATCCGTCATGGTATCGCTCGTGCGTTATTAAATGTAGACGCTGACTACAGACCAGTATTAAAGAAAGCAGGATTCTTAACACGTGATCCTCGTATGAAAGAGCGTAAGAAATACGGTCTCAAAGCAGCTCGTCGCGCTCCGCAGTTCTCAAAGAGATAATTCAAGAACAAAAATCAGTCCCACAGATTCAAGGTATTCCTTGGATTTGTGGGATTTTTCTTTTTGTCCGTTTTTATGAATTTTTGTCTGTTAGTAACAAGTTAGAAACAAATTAGTAACACTGAATCAGGTGTCTTGTGCAAGACTTTTGTTGTCTTGTGCAAGACATTTTCTGATTTCCAGTTTTGTCTTGCAATGAACTGTTCTTCCATCCTTGAAGATGACATCATATCCATCATGTGTGTTGCCTTTGATTGTCAGAATCTTTTCCCTGGACTTTTCTGCAAGCTGCATATTATCATCATTGATTGGATTCTTGTGCGTCCCACAAAGTTTTGATTTCCTTCTTGCTGAATGGTTTTCTGTCAAATGAATTTGGGTTTCCTGGCTTGCTAATGTCCACATATTTGACTATACAGGAACAAGTGCAAGATGCGGATATTGTGTTAACCGCTTCGCAAATTGCATACAGGGAATTGGAAAGGAGACAGACTAAGGAACTTGATGAAAAGCGGTCAGAACTTCAATCGGTAAAACAAGAGCTGGAAAGCATGACAGATAAAGCAAATAAAGCAGTAGAATTGCTTGATACGATCAATGCTTTTGTATCATCATTCAGATTATTTGCACCGACAATAGAAGAATATGCCAATCAGGTTGAATCGGATAAGACGATTGAAGCAGGTAATTCATTTAGAGGAATACTTAGTGAATTAGGCAAACTGCTGGAGAATTCCAAGGAGCTGATAAAAGAAGGAATCTGCTGGTTTCAAAGGCTTATGAGGTGGAAAACTTCTAAGGGTGAAGTGGCTCCGGTATTCATAGAGAAAAGCAATGGATATTCATAATCGGTGTATGGATATATGAATGTGGAGACTAGGGAATATTACATCAAAGAGACAATTCAGTGGGAAATTAAGGCTGGTAACCGGACAGGGACAGTAGAGCAGATGGATGCTAATGTTGTGGCTATGGCTAGGGATTTGCAGAAAATATTGAGGATTGGAACGGAGCAGAAGAGGTTGTGGGAGGCGTATGATGGGGAGATAAAATTTATGATAGAACTTGTGTTCGGTTTATGACGGTGATATAATATAAAAGAGTCAAACACAAGTTCCGTTGCTATTATTCAATATATCGAATATAATATAAAAAGTTAAGTTAAGAGGTATATAGGATAGCAATTTAGGCAATGAAAAATGTACATTTAGCAAAGAATAATACAAATATTGTGTTTTGAAAATAGAATAGATGTAGTATTTACATTTGATGGTAATTGGACAATATCAGATAATAAGAAATATAAAAAGGAGATATGAAATGTTTGAAAAACTTATAAATCAAATAAAAGAACTTTCTACAATAGATTTCAAGGAAGCAACTGAGAAAATAAGAAAATATATTGATGAAATATCAGAGGAAGATTTCAAAGAAATCGTAAAGCAGATAGGTACTATTCCTGAAAATATTGAACATGATTCTACAGAAGAAAAATTAT
The Roseburia rectibacter DNA segment above includes these coding regions:
- the rpsI gene encoding 30S ribosomal protein S9, which encodes MANTKYYGTGRRKSSVARVYLVPGTGKVTINKRDMDEYFGLETLKVVVRQPLTATETADKFDVLVNVRGGGYTGQAGAIRHGIARALLNVDADYRPVLKKAGFLTRDPRMKERKKYGLKAARRAPQFSKR